One Flavobacteriales bacterium genomic window, GCGCTTCTTCAATTTCTTTACTGCCACTCGCATCAAACAATTTTCCGTTCTCCATGTCCCTTAGGAAAGCGGAAGAAGACCCCACTTTCGTAGAACACAATATGGGTAACTTAGCAGCTGCCATTTCATGTGCAACTACACCCCAGGGTTCAAAATGACTAGGCTGAATAAAG contains:
- a CDS encoding glycosyltransferase, with the protein product FIQPSHFEPWGVVAHEMAAAKLPILCSTKVGSSSAFLRDMENGKLFDASGSKEIEEALGFLMAKSDKELHAMGEISLKLAKKITPYSWSATLTAFNLA